A DNA window from Candidatus Ancaeobacter aquaticus contains the following coding sequences:
- a CDS encoding bifunctional precorrin-2 dehydrogenase/sirohydrochlorin ferrochelatase, with amino-acid sequence MKYFPIAVLLKDKKVVVVGGGRIAERKVRLLIKAGANITVVSPTVTTYLSNLYTKGVLQWKERNVRGSDIKKSVLVIAATNDLAVNEKVSMWAQQENILVNVVDNKKHSTYISPAVVRHKEVLVTVYTDGQDPELSRDIKKYLKDNWDEFILYRNRS; translated from the coding sequence ATGAAATATTTTCCCATTGCAGTATTGTTGAAAGATAAAAAAGTGGTCGTGGTAGGAGGAGGCCGTATCGCTGAAAGAAAGGTGCGCCTTTTAATAAAAGCGGGAGCGAACATAACGGTTGTTTCTCCTACCGTTACCACGTATCTTTCAAATCTTTATACAAAGGGTGTCTTGCAGTGGAAAGAACGAAATGTGCGCGGGTCAGATATTAAAAAAAGCGTGCTTGTTATTGCAGCAACGAATGACCTTGCAGTAAATGAGAAGGTAAGTATGTGGGCTCAACAAGAAAATATATTGGTGAATGTTGTCGATAACAAGAAGCACTCTACATATATATCTCCGGCTGTTGTGCGTCACAAGGAAGTGCTTGTTACCGTGTATACAGATGGACAGGATCCAGAGTTATCACGTGATATAAAAAAGTATCTAAAGGATAATTGGGATGAGTTTATTTTGTATCGGAATCGATCATAA